A stretch of DNA from Deinococcus radiophilus:
TCTTCAGGCGCCTTGACGAGACACCTGACGAGCTGTTTTACCGCCAACCGCGCTTCGTGACCCATATTGACCCAGGGGCCATCGCCGCTGTCACGGAGCTGTACCGGGAATTTTTCCCCCCAGGAGGCCGCGTCCTGGACCTAATGAGTTCATGGATCAGCCATCTGCCGCCGGAAGTGCCCTACGCCGAAGTCGTGGGCCTGGGCATGAACCGCGACGAACTGGCGGCCAATCCCCGCCTAAGCCGCTACGTGGTCCACAACCTGAACGCGGACCCGGCGTTGCCCTTTGCAGACGGCAGCTTTGACGCCGCCGGAATCGCTGTCTCTATTGATTACCTGACGGACCCCGTAACCGTGCTGCGGGGCCTGCGCCGAACCCTGACGCCCGGCGCGCCCACCGTGGTGAGCTTTTCTAACCGCTGCTTTCCCACCAAAGCCGTGATGGCCTGGCATCAGCTGGACGATGCCGGGCGGGTCGGTTTGGTCCAGCGCTACTTGGAGCTGGCTGGATTCCTACGGGTTACGGCCTATGACCGCAGCCCAGCCAGTGGAGATCCGCTGTTCGGTGTGGTCGGCTGGACACCGGAAAATCGCCCGGATGAGGCGGCGAGCTAAAAAAAGCTGCCGCCCGCGGGCGGCAGCTTGAGCACAGAACAGATTTCAGTCCCGGTGATGCCCATGTGGGTCTTCGCTGAGCCACTGCTCCTGCACCTCGGCGTGGTTCAGGTTCAGGTGAACATACTCGTCCACATGGTCCACCGTGCTGAGGGGCAGCCAGTGGTGCTGGCCTTCGTCGTCCTTTACCAGCTTGATGTAGTCGCCGTCCAGGTGATCTACCAGGCCGTGGTTCTTGCCCTCGGCACAAAAGACAGGCATGTGCTTGGTGATGCGGTCGCGGTCAGTGGTATTGGTCATGTGAAACCTCCTTAACTGCACCGTACCGCTCAGGACACCGGCAGCAGTGAACTTTGGCCTTGAGGACACCTTGACCTGGCATGCTCCAGACCAACACACCCTCAACCTCAAATGAACTGTGACTTAAGGCTGACAATCCGAGTGAATGCTGTAGGTATGTCAAATCGCACGCAGGAGCCCACCGCGAAGTCTTCTTTCTGGCACGATCTGCTGGACCGCCGCATCACCCGCCGCACCGCCATCGGCACCGCAGCGGCCACTGCGGCGGCTGCCACCCTACCCGTCAGCTTCGCGCAGGCGCAGCAAGGCGGCGTGACCACCGCCAACAACGGTGCGCCCATCGGTGTAGAC
This window harbors:
- a CDS encoding class I SAM-dependent methyltransferase, with the protein product MDPLPSELFRRLDETPDELFYRQPRFVTHIDPGAIAAVTELYREFFPPGGRVLDLMSSWISHLPPEVPYAEVVGLGMNRDELAANPRLSRYVVHNLNADPALPFADGSFDAAGIAVSIDYLTDPVTVLRGLRRTLTPGAPTVVSFSNRCFPTKAVMAWHQLDDAGRVGLVQRYLELAGFLRVTAYDRSPASGDPLFGVVGWTPENRPDEAAS
- a CDS encoding DUF2171 domain-containing protein, whose product is MTNTTDRDRITKHMPVFCAEGKNHGLVDHLDGDYIKLVKDDEGQHHWLPLSTVDHVDEYVHLNLNHAEVQEQWLSEDPHGHHRD